In Chitinophaga sp. HK235, a single window of DNA contains:
- a CDS encoding glycosyltransferase family 2 protein has product MADNDIIISIIIATYNAEKQLPGCLRSITAQSFKGIEIVVIDGGSTDNTLSILKNYTGSFPLNWVSEPDKGIYDALNKGTRLAKGKWLHFLGADDRLLPGFSEMAAQVKEENAVYYGISKEYYTGQRPNYNVLTGHFSKYRLAQECMNHQAIVYPALVFRKYSYNLRYKVFADYDVNIRVWGDRQFKKCYYPIPVVSYNMNGFSSATRDELFKQDKPGIIKEGMGWIIYLRFLYKRYKKRKAGVLDF; this is encoded by the coding sequence ATGGCCGACAACGATATTATCATCAGTATCATTATCGCTACCTATAATGCTGAGAAGCAGCTACCTGGCTGTCTTCGTTCTATTACTGCGCAGTCTTTCAAAGGCATTGAAATAGTGGTGATAGATGGAGGTAGTACAGACAATACCTTGTCTATACTGAAAAATTATACTGGTAGTTTTCCGCTTAACTGGGTCAGTGAGCCAGATAAGGGGATATATGATGCCCTGAACAAGGGCACCAGATTGGCAAAAGGAAAGTGGTTACACTTTCTGGGTGCAGATGACCGGTTGTTACCGGGATTCAGTGAAATGGCCGCACAGGTGAAAGAGGAAAACGCAGTTTATTACGGTATCAGCAAAGAATACTATACAGGTCAGCGTCCCAACTACAATGTATTAACCGGTCATTTCTCAAAATACAGACTGGCGCAGGAATGTATGAACCATCAGGCTATTGTTTACCCGGCGCTGGTATTCAGGAAATACAGTTATAATCTGCGTTATAAAGTGTTTGCCGATTATGATGTTAATATCAGAGTGTGGGGCGACCGTCAGTTTAAGAAATGTTATTACCCTATTCCTGTTGTCAGCTACAATATGAACGGATTCTCGTCTGCTACCCGGGACGAACTGTTTAAGCAGGATAAACCCGGTATCATTAAAGAGGGTATGGGTTGGATTATTTATCTCCGTTTTCTGTACAAGCGGTATAAGAAAAGAAAGGCCGGGGTATTGGATTTTTAA
- a CDS encoding ABC transporter ATP-binding protein, which produces MKTYFRLLAFAKPINKFAIPYIICTLLSIIFSTLNLALLAPLLATIFANVKGTPVKPDNWADIFAVFNYYTTLVFNKYGAVQTLQFVCGCIVVSVLLGNLFRYFADKTMESLRIHTLLNLRKSVFNNVMGLDLGYFSNERKGDIISKIASDVQTVQYSVTGTLQVIFKEPVTFLTYLIMLFIISYKLTLVSMLVIPVAGLIISRIVKRLKEHAVESHRTYGIMISYLDEALHGIRIIKAFNAVNFITDRFNNENLRYSKIARAMAKRQQLASPVSETLGVFMVAGIVLYGGTLVLANQGDLSAAAFIAYIALFSQIMRPAKAISASFTNIHSGIAAGERVLELIDEKPNIVNAPNAVALTDFEKNIEFRDVTFAYSEKEILKKINLTIPKGKTIALVGPSGGGKSTLMDLIPRFIQPKSGDILIDGHHIKNVTIESLRSLMGIVNQDSILFNDSIFNNIAFGKPDVSHADVEAAARIANAHDFIMSTADGYQTNIGDKGSRLSGGQRQRICIARAVLNNPPLMLLDEATSALDTESEKMVQDALNNLMKNRTSLVIAHRLSTIQNADLIVVLEDGQIAEQGSHLELMGQNGLYKKLIDMQTFAANKEETVVEK; this is translated from the coding sequence ATGAAGACGTATTTCCGACTTTTAGCTTTTGCGAAACCTATTAACAAATTTGCCATCCCCTATATCATCTGCACCCTGTTGTCCATTATCTTCAGTACGCTGAACCTGGCGCTGCTGGCTCCACTGCTGGCCACCATCTTCGCTAATGTAAAAGGGACTCCAGTAAAACCGGATAACTGGGCTGACATTTTCGCTGTTTTTAACTACTATACCACCCTCGTTTTTAATAAATACGGCGCCGTACAAACGCTCCAGTTCGTATGCGGCTGTATCGTGGTATCTGTACTGCTGGGTAACCTCTTCCGCTATTTTGCGGACAAAACCATGGAAAGCCTCCGTATCCACACCCTGCTCAACCTGAGAAAGTCCGTTTTCAACAACGTCATGGGCCTCGATCTTGGCTATTTCAGCAATGAAAGAAAAGGGGATATCATCTCCAAAATAGCATCCGACGTGCAAACCGTGCAATACTCCGTTACCGGTACCCTCCAGGTGATTTTTAAAGAGCCTGTTACCTTTCTTACGTACCTGATAATGCTCTTTATCATTTCCTATAAACTGACCCTGGTATCCATGCTGGTAATACCGGTGGCCGGTTTAATCATCTCCAGAATCGTAAAGCGCCTTAAGGAACATGCGGTGGAATCGCACCGTACCTACGGAATTATGATCAGCTACCTGGATGAAGCACTCCATGGTATCCGTATCATCAAAGCCTTTAATGCGGTGAATTTTATCACGGACCGTTTCAACAACGAAAACCTCCGCTACTCAAAGATTGCACGCGCCATGGCTAAAAGACAGCAGCTGGCCTCCCCCGTCTCCGAAACCCTCGGTGTGTTTATGGTGGCTGGTATCGTTTTATACGGCGGTACCCTGGTACTCGCTAACCAAGGCGACCTCAGCGCGGCTGCTTTCATTGCCTACATCGCGCTGTTCTCACAAATCATGCGCCCCGCTAAAGCCATCTCCGCTTCCTTTACCAATATCCACTCTGGTATTGCGGCCGGTGAACGTGTACTGGAGCTCATCGATGAGAAACCTAACATCGTCAATGCTCCCAACGCTGTGGCCCTCACCGACTTTGAGAAAAATATTGAATTCAGAGATGTAACTTTTGCCTACAGCGAAAAAGAAATACTGAAAAAAATAAACCTGACAATACCAAAAGGTAAAACGATCGCACTGGTAGGCCCTTCCGGTGGTGGTAAGTCCACCCTCATGGACCTGATCCCCCGCTTTATCCAGCCCAAATCCGGTGACATCCTCATCGACGGCCACCACATTAAAAACGTAACCATCGAGTCTCTCCGGTCACTCATGGGCATCGTCAACCAGGACTCCATTCTCTTTAATGATTCTATCTTCAACAATATTGCCTTTGGTAAACCCGATGTTTCCCACGCCGATGTGGAAGCTGCCGCCAGAATCGCCAATGCACACGATTTTATCATGAGTACCGCTGATGGCTACCAGACCAATATCGGCGATAAAGGCTCCAGGCTCTCCGGTGGACAAAGACAACGTATCTGTATCGCCCGTGCTGTACTCAACAACCCGCCGCTGATGCTGCTGGACGAAGCGACCTCCGCACTGGATACAGAATCCGAAAAAATGGTACAGGACGCTCTCAACAACCTGATGAAGAACCGCACCTCCCTCGTGATCGCACACCGCCTCAGCACCATCCAGAACGCCGATCTGATCGTTGTACTGGAAGATGGTCAAATTGCGGAACAAGGCTCTCACCTGGAACTGATGGGCCAAAACGGACTGTATAAAAAACTGATTGATATGCAGACATTTGCTGCCAACAAGGAAGAAACAGTAGTTGAAAAATAA
- a CDS encoding sulfatase produces the protein MKTMKRLSWLLLALIANTSFGQKKQPNIIFIFSDDHAYQTISAYGSTLAQTPNIDRIARQGTLFKNALVTNSICGPSRATLLTGKYSHVNGYTLNEKKFNVGQQLFPKLLQQNGYQTAWIGKWHLGNLPEGFDFWRILNNQGQYYNPDFISPTDTTKVEGYVTNIITQFSVDWLNHRDTSKPFFLVVGEKATHREWLPDLQDLGAYDNKTFPLPPTFRDDYKNRTAAQNQDMTIDKTMRLKEDLKVHANYEKGIYGRFTPEQKKVYQAYYEDKISKEFDEKKLSGDALVEWKYQRYLKDYLSTARSLDRNIGALLDYLDKNGLADNTIVIYASDQGFYMGEHGWFDKRFMYEESLRTPFIIKYPGVTKPGSTVNQLMLNIDWAPTILQIAGVKVPADIQGASFLPLLQPNTDKVSWRKAAYYHYYEFPEPHHVYPHFGVRTEQYTLIRFYGAGDSWELYDLKKDPHQVNNIYGNKGTEQITANLKATLKKLILQYKDEEALKILESR, from the coding sequence ATGAAAACAATGAAACGCCTTTCCTGGCTGCTGCTGGCTCTCATCGCCAATACCAGCTTCGGACAGAAAAAACAGCCCAACATCATCTTCATCTTCTCTGATGATCATGCCTATCAGACTATCAGCGCTTATGGCAGTACATTGGCTCAAACACCTAACATCGACCGGATTGCCCGCCAGGGTACGTTATTTAAAAATGCACTGGTCACCAATTCCATCTGCGGCCCTAGTAGGGCCACATTGCTGACAGGAAAGTATAGTCACGTCAACGGATACACGCTTAATGAAAAAAAATTCAACGTGGGCCAGCAGCTCTTTCCGAAACTGTTGCAACAAAACGGATATCAGACAGCATGGATAGGCAAATGGCATCTGGGTAATCTTCCCGAGGGCTTCGACTTCTGGCGTATCCTCAACAATCAGGGCCAGTACTACAATCCTGACTTTATCAGTCCAACCGATACTACAAAAGTAGAAGGATATGTGACCAATATCATCACACAGTTTTCGGTTGACTGGCTCAATCACCGCGATACCTCCAAACCTTTCTTCCTGGTAGTAGGTGAAAAAGCCACCCACCGCGAATGGCTGCCTGATCTGCAGGACCTCGGCGCCTACGACAACAAAACCTTCCCGCTACCACCTACCTTCCGGGATGACTATAAAAACAGAACAGCCGCTCAAAACCAGGACATGACCATCGACAAAACCATGCGCCTGAAAGAAGATCTGAAAGTACATGCCAACTACGAAAAAGGTATCTATGGCCGGTTTACACCGGAACAAAAAAAAGTGTACCAGGCTTATTACGAAGATAAAATCAGCAAAGAGTTCGATGAGAAAAAACTCAGTGGCGACGCATTGGTGGAATGGAAGTACCAGCGCTACCTGAAAGACTACCTCTCTACCGCCCGCTCACTGGACCGCAACATCGGCGCCCTGCTCGATTACCTCGATAAAAACGGATTGGCCGACAACACAATCGTTATTTATGCTTCCGACCAGGGATTTTATATGGGAGAACATGGTTGGTTTGATAAACGTTTTATGTATGAAGAATCCCTTCGCACTCCTTTTATCATTAAATATCCTGGCGTCACCAAACCTGGCAGTACAGTCAACCAGCTGATGCTGAATATAGACTGGGCACCTACCATCCTGCAGATCGCCGGTGTTAAGGTACCTGCAGATATACAAGGCGCCTCTTTCCTCCCGCTCCTGCAGCCCAATACAGACAAAGTGTCCTGGCGCAAGGCTGCTTATTATCACTACTACGAGTTTCCCGAACCCCATCACGTATATCCGCATTTCGGTGTACGTACCGAACAGTATACGCTTATCCGTTTCTATGGTGCCGGTGATTCCTGGGAACTATACGACCTGAAAAAAGATCCGCATCAGGTGAATAATATCTACGGCAACAAAGGCACTGAACAAATTACGGCCAACCTGAAAGCAACGCTGAAAAAACTGATCCTCCAATACAAAGACGAGGAAGCACTGAAAATACTCGAATCCCGCTAA
- a CDS encoding group II truncated hemoglobin, with protein MTNDKKIPTLYEWAGGMPVFEKLTDTFYKKVLADPLLEPVFKHMSPEHQQHVAHFIAEVFGGPKTYSEQEGSHFKMVHKHLGKHLTEQHRKRWIALLLATADELQLPDDPEFRSAFVGYIEWGTRIAVINSQENTLDMDAEQPMPKWGWGETGGPYMP; from the coding sequence ATGACAAACGACAAAAAAATACCCACACTATACGAATGGGCAGGCGGCATGCCGGTATTTGAAAAACTGACGGACACCTTTTATAAAAAAGTACTCGCAGATCCTTTACTGGAACCCGTATTCAAACACATGAGCCCGGAACACCAGCAACATGTGGCCCACTTCATCGCAGAAGTCTTCGGTGGTCCCAAGACCTACAGCGAACAGGAAGGCTCCCATTTTAAAATGGTCCATAAACACCTTGGCAAACATCTCACCGAACAACATCGCAAAAGGTGGATAGCACTACTGCTGGCAACCGCAGATGAACTACAATTGCCCGATGATCCGGAATTCCGCTCCGCATTTGTAGGATACATCGAATGGGGCACCCGTATTGCTGTGATCAATTCTCAGGAAAATACACTGGATATGGACGCGGAACAGCCCATGCCTAAATGGGGTTGGGGTGAGACAGGAGGGCCGTATATGCCTTAA
- a CDS encoding antibiotic biosynthesis monooxygenase, translating to MKTLVTIITLFIMYPFASTMDQSAPTTFSTEIIRYSIPEQDRQHFETAYAEAGKYLQASPYCLSYQVLHGNEEPQHYIVVIHWTSQTDHLQGFRKSQQFPPFFNLVKPFYNNIEEMKHYDLTPTQWIRK from the coding sequence ATGAAAACACTCGTCACCATTATCACACTTTTTATTATGTATCCATTCGCATCTACTATGGACCAGTCAGCACCCACAACCTTTTCAACGGAAATCATCCGCTACAGCATCCCGGAACAGGACCGCCAGCATTTTGAAACCGCCTATGCAGAAGCCGGTAAATACCTGCAAGCCTCCCCGTATTGTTTAAGTTACCAGGTACTACACGGCAACGAAGAACCACAGCATTACATCGTAGTCATCCACTGGACTTCCCAAACAGATCATCTGCAGGGATTCCGTAAAAGTCAGCAGTTCCCGCCATTCTTCAACCTCGTAAAACCATTTTACAACAATATTGAAGAAATGAAACATTATGACCTTACTCCTACCCAGTGGATAAGAAAATAG
- a CDS encoding helix-turn-helix domain-containing protein, translating to MITLNDKTYTCPVDVTLGFIGGKWKLLILAHLHQFGQRSYVQLRENLPGISEKMLSQQLRELEQDFLITKNILSKKPYRVEYALSEDGKSLAPLYEFVSDWGIRYLKKHGIDYIQDQHLYK from the coding sequence ATGATAACCTTAAACGATAAAACATACACCTGTCCGGTCGATGTAACACTGGGCTTTATAGGTGGTAAATGGAAACTGCTGATACTGGCGCATTTGCATCAGTTTGGGCAACGTAGTTATGTGCAGTTGCGGGAGAACCTGCCGGGTATCTCGGAGAAAATGCTGAGCCAGCAATTAAGGGAGCTGGAGCAGGATTTTCTGATCACTAAAAATATTTTGTCGAAGAAGCCCTATCGGGTGGAATATGCGTTGTCGGAGGATGGAAAGTCTCTGGCGCCTTTGTATGAATTTGTGAGTGACTGGGGTATTCGTTATCTGAAAAAACATGGCATCGATTATATCCAGGATCAGCATCTATACAAATAA
- a CDS encoding helix-turn-helix transcriptional regulator, with protein sequence MRRDVFQAIADPTRRDIIHLLADQSLSLNMVADHFDISRPAISKHVKILTECGLVIIQQQGRERYCRANLRQLKQVSEWVEHYRKFWDRKLDALEAFLEEDNHKKKKKKK encoded by the coding sequence ATGCGCAGAGACGTTTTTCAGGCGATTGCTGACCCAACGCGGCGGGACATCATTCATTTGCTGGCCGATCAGTCGTTGAGTCTGAATATGGTGGCTGATCATTTTGACATCAGCAGACCAGCTATATCCAAACATGTGAAAATACTGACAGAATGCGGCCTGGTGATCATACAGCAGCAGGGAAGGGAGCGGTATTGCAGGGCTAATCTGCGTCAGTTGAAGCAAGTGTCTGAATGGGTGGAACATTACCGGAAGTTCTGGGATCGTAAACTGGATGCCCTGGAAGCATTTCTGGAAGAGGATAATCATAAGAAGAAGAAAAAAAAGAAGTAG
- a CDS encoding SRPBCC domain-containing protein, whose protein sequence is MKSEPLVVERTLNAPMGKVWEALTVKEKMRKWYFDVSDFRPEVGFSFTFNCEDEGVLYVHHCQVTEVVPGRKLSYTWKYENYEGESLLTFELSQEGSQTKLTLTHAGLETFPQHLKSFTRESFTGGWDHIINTSLPEYLGSQG, encoded by the coding sequence ATGAAAAGCGAACCACTGGTAGTAGAACGTACCCTTAATGCCCCGATGGGAAAAGTTTGGGAAGCACTGACTGTAAAAGAGAAAATGAGGAAATGGTATTTTGATGTGTCGGATTTTAGACCTGAAGTTGGTTTTTCCTTCACCTTTAATTGCGAAGACGAAGGAGTATTATACGTTCATCATTGCCAGGTGACGGAAGTAGTGCCCGGCAGGAAACTATCATATACCTGGAAATATGAAAATTATGAAGGAGAATCGCTGCTTACTTTTGAGCTGTCGCAGGAAGGGAGCCAGACAAAACTGACATTAACCCATGCCGGACTGGAAACATTTCCGCAGCACCTCAAATCTTTCACCCGCGAAAGTTTCACTGGTGGCTGGGATCATATCATCAATACTTCATTGCCTGAATATCTCGGGTCCCAGGGCTAA
- a CDS encoding TlpA disulfide reductase family protein: MNRSYFSLSNILYGLLLAGVLSVALIPGGKVWFLQQLMKIGLFQPGVPAGGHGDMAPEMRFLTAEGLPVALSELRGKVVVINFWATWCPPCRAEMPSLDGLYRQLKDRPDIVFLMVDADSNVEKAMGFMRDHGYQLPVAVLAGEVPDKVYAGTLPTTLVVDKAGRIVFRETGAADYSSRKFREFVGQLLDAKQ; this comes from the coding sequence ATGAACAGATCTTATTTTTCGTTATCCAATATTTTATATGGGTTGTTGTTGGCAGGGGTGTTATCTGTAGCGTTGATCCCTGGTGGTAAGGTATGGTTTCTTCAGCAGCTGATGAAGATCGGGTTGTTTCAGCCGGGAGTGCCTGCTGGCGGGCATGGTGATATGGCGCCGGAGATGCGGTTCCTGACGGCGGAAGGTTTGCCGGTGGCTTTGTCTGAGTTGAGAGGGAAGGTGGTTGTCATTAATTTCTGGGCTACGTGGTGTCCTCCCTGCAGGGCGGAGATGCCTTCGCTGGATGGTTTGTATCGGCAGTTGAAAGACAGGCCGGATATTGTTTTCCTGATGGTGGATGCAGATAGTAATGTGGAAAAGGCGATGGGATTTATGCGGGATCATGGTTATCAGCTGCCGGTGGCGGTGTTGGCCGGTGAGGTGCCTGATAAGGTATATGCCGGTACGTTGCCTACTACGCTGGTGGTTGATAAGGCGGGGCGTATCGTTTTCCGGGAGACAGGGGCGGCAGACTATAGCAGCCGTAAGTTCCGGGAGTTTGTAGGGCAATTGCTGGACGCAAAGCAGTAG
- a CDS encoding GntR family transcriptional regulator translates to MKTDSLANKVYVELRRKILSNQLVPGMRLKEDVWAKKTEVSRMAVREALTRLLGENLVVFGEKGGYFVKSMTAEDIHQVRELRELLELGAIRLAIQKADKEDIAALEKICDDFTNMVKSGYLGGACEADMKFHETLVAMAGNAKLMEIYQSSNIPLFHMKLGKMLVQMDDYEQTDEEHRAILRALKNKDVKKAEEALVKHLLRGEVTTLEVE, encoded by the coding sequence ATGAAAACAGATTCGTTAGCTAATAAAGTGTATGTAGAACTTCGGCGCAAGATACTGTCCAACCAGCTGGTGCCGGGCATGCGCCTGAAGGAGGATGTGTGGGCCAAGAAGACGGAAGTAAGCCGTATGGCTGTGCGGGAGGCGCTGACGCGCCTACTGGGGGAGAATCTGGTGGTATTTGGTGAAAAAGGTGGATACTTCGTGAAATCCATGACTGCAGAAGATATTCATCAGGTGAGGGAGTTACGGGAACTGCTGGAGCTGGGTGCTATCCGTTTGGCTATCCAGAAAGCAGACAAAGAAGATATTGCCGCATTGGAAAAGATCTGTGATGACTTTACCAATATGGTAAAGAGTGGCTACCTGGGCGGCGCCTGCGAGGCGGATATGAAATTTCATGAAACACTGGTGGCCATGGCTGGCAATGCCAAGCTGATGGAGATATACCAGTCCAGTAATATCCCGCTGTTTCATATGAAGCTGGGCAAGATGCTGGTGCAGATGGATGACTATGAACAAACCGATGAAGAACACCGGGCTATCCTGCGTGCTTTGAAAAATAAAGACGTAAAAAAGGCGGAAGAAGCGCTGGTAAAGCATCTGCTGCGTGGTGAAGTAACTACCCTGGAGGTAGAATAA